The genomic stretch ATAAGCGGAGGTTCAGTAGTCAAAAGTGTCTAAAATCTGAAAACAAAATGACTGGACCTCTTAAGAGGCCCTTTTATATTAATATGGTCCAAAAATACTATTTAACAAAACAAGGATTAAAGAAAATAGGGAAAGAGTTTGAAGATTTAAAAAAGCTTAGATTGGCAAAAACAAAAGGAGAAACTCCTTCGCTTTTGCAGTCTGATGATATAAATCCTGAATACGTTGTTTTTAGAGAAGATTTAAGCTTTTTAGAAAATAGAATTGTTGAACTGGAGCATATTTTAAAAAATATTGAGCTTATAAAATTGCCTCCAAAAAGCAAAAGAAACGTTGTTCATTTAGGCGCAACAGTGATTTTGCAAGAGTCTGACGGACAAATTAATGAATTTAAAATAGTTGGAACATTAGAAGCTAATCCTAATGAAGGCACAATCTCTTCAGAGTCGCCTATTGGAAAAATTTTATTAGGGCACAAACTCAATGATAGAATAGAAGTAAACTCGCCTATAAAGATAATTTATAAGATTAAAAAAATTAATTATTCTTCCTAGCTCATGAAAGGCTCTCTTAAATTTTTAATTGAGGCAAATAAATTAAAAAAAATGTCTCGAACTGGTTGGGTTTCAATGCATGTTAAGAATTCTGAATCAATTGCTTGTCATATTTTTAGAGTTGCAGTTGCTTCCTGGTTAATGGCAGAAAAAGCAAATTTAGACGTTAAAAGAGCAATTAAAATTGCTCTTTTTCATGATCTTTGCGAGGTTTATGCTGGAGATTCAACTCCTTTTGATTATTATCATGGATTATCAATAAAAAAGAAAAAAGATAAAAAGTTATTAATGAGATGGGTTCGCCTTTCAAAAAAAGAAAAACAGAAAAAAGCTAAAGAAAAATTCAACAGAGAAAAAAAAGCTCTTTTAAAGCTAATTAGCCCCCTTGAGCCAAAACTTAAAGATAATATTTATTCTCATTGGTATGACTATGAGAAAAGAATAAGCAAAGAAGCGAAATTTGTTAAACAATTAGACAGAATTGAAACCCTTCTTCAGTCAATTGAGTATTTTGGCAGCGATGATAATATTGGAGGAACTAGCTGGTGGGAAGGAACAGAGGAGATTGTTGAAGATCCATTGCTGTTAGATTTTTTAACAGTAATTAAAAAAAGGCTTTACCGCCGTTATAGGAGGTTTTTTGGAGAAAGGATTAAAGTATCGAAAACCTTTAAAAAAAGAGAAAAGGAATTAACATATATTCTTGATTTTCTTTTAGAGATAGGAAAGTTAAAGCACATGCCTCGGTTGTATTGGACAATCAGAGACGTTAAAAATCCTGAAACAGTTGCTGGTCATATGTTCACACTTGCCTTAATGACCTGGCTTTTCAGCAGTCAGAAAAGCAGGACACATGATGCAGAAAAGATGTTAAAAATGGCTTTAATCCACGAGATATCTGCTGTTTATACTGGTGATTCAACTCCTTATGACAGAATTTTGAAAAGAAAAAAAGGGAAAGAAAAAGAAGTCTTAAAGAAGTGGCCGCGTCTTTCAAAGAAAGAAAAAATGAAAAAGTTTATTGAAGATTTTAAACAAGAAAGAAGGGCGTTTAAAAGACTTGGCTTGAGGTTGAAAGGTTCTTCTGGGAAGGAAATATATAATCTTTGGCATGAATATAGGACTAAAAACTCGCCTGAAGGCCGTTTCCTGTCTCAGCTAAACGTTATGGCAGTGTTGCTGCAAGCTTTGGATTATGAGAAAAAAGATAAAAACTTTGCTGCTGCGCCAATTTGGGAATGGGCACTTGAAGTTTCTGATAATGATATAAATTTCAAGCTTATGGACGAAATGAAAAAAACGTTCTATAAGTAAAATATGAACAGAATTACGAATAAAATTATTATATCAGTCCTGTTAATAGGATCGTTTTTTCTTTTAGGAGAGCCTCCTGAGAATTCTCAGTTTAAAGAGATGATTAATTTAGCTTCAAATAAAGAAGTTGTTATTGTGTTTAACTCTGGTGGCTGGGGCAATACTCCGCTGGATCAAGCTGATGATTTCAGGCCGATCATTGAGGGAATTCAAAAAACA from Patescibacteria group bacterium encodes the following:
- a CDS encoding HD domain-containing protein is translated as MKGSLKFLIEANKLKKMSRTGWVSMHVKNSESIACHIFRVAVASWLMAEKANLDVKRAIKIALFHDLCEVYAGDSTPFDYYHGLSIKKKKDKKLLMRWVRLSKKEKQKKAKEKFNREKKALLKLISPLEPKLKDNIYSHWYDYEKRISKEAKFVKQLDRIETLLQSIEYFGSDDNIGGTSWWEGTEEIVEDPLLLDFLTVIKKRLYRRYRRFFGERIKVSKTFKKREKELTYILDFLLEIGKLKHMPRLYWTIRDVKNPETVAGHMFTLALMTWLFSSQKSRTHDAEKMLKMALIHEISAVYTGDSTPYDRILKRKKGKEKEVLKKWPRLSKKEKMKKFIEDFKQERRAFKRLGLRLKGSSGKEIYNLWHEYRTKNSPEGRFLSQLNVMAVLLQALDYEKKDKNFAAAPIWEWALEVSDNDINFKLMDEMKKTFYK
- a CDS encoding GreA/GreB family elongation factor; translated protein: MVQKYYLTKQGLKKIGKEFEDLKKLRLAKTKGETPSLLQSDDINPEYVVFREDLSFLENRIVELEHILKNIELIKLPPKSKRNVVHLGATVILQESDGQINEFKIVGTLEANPNEGTISSESPIGKILLGHKLNDRIEVNSPIKIIYKIKKINYSS